In the genome of Thiohalobacter sp., one region contains:
- a CDS encoding phosphoribosylanthranilate isomerase: MARFQFSAASCNFRANRVRVKICGITRTEDAAAASAAGADAIGLVFHNPSPRAVTPAQAAALAAALPPFVTRVGLFVDASPERVRATLDAVHLDLLQFHGDEPPEYCAAFGRPWLKAIRLRPGLDLAAEAERYADACGLLVDAWHPELPGGTGELGDWSRIPERLPRPLVLAGGLTPDNVGEAIARVRPWAVDVSSGVESEKGIKDAALIEAFMQGVNRVHTQ; the protein is encoded by the coding sequence ATGGCGCGATTCCAGTTTTCAGCGGCTTCGTGCAATTTTCGGGCTAACCGGGTGCGGGTCAAGATCTGCGGCATTACCCGCACCGAGGACGCGGCCGCCGCATCGGCAGCCGGTGCCGATGCCATTGGTCTGGTATTCCATAATCCAAGCCCCCGCGCGGTGACGCCCGCGCAGGCCGCCGCGCTGGCCGCCGCGCTGCCGCCGTTCGTGACCCGGGTGGGGCTGTTCGTGGATGCGTCGCCGGAGCGGGTGCGCGCCACGCTGGACGCGGTCCATCTGGACCTGCTGCAGTTCCACGGCGATGAGCCGCCCGAGTACTGCGCGGCCTTCGGCCGGCCCTGGCTCAAGGCCATCCGCCTGCGCCCGGGCCTGGACCTGGCCGCCGAGGCGGAGCGTTACGCCGATGCCTGCGGCCTGCTGGTCGATGCCTGGCATCCGGAACTGCCCGGCGGTACCGGTGAGCTGGGCGACTGGTCGCGGATTCCGGAGCGGCTGCCGCGGCCGCTGGTGCTGGCGGGCGGCCTGACGCCGGACAATGTCGGCGAGGCCATCGCCCGGGTGCGTCCCTGGGCCGTCGATGTCAGCAGCGGCGTGGAAAGCGAAAAGGGCATCAAGGATGCCGCATTGATCGAAGCCTTCATGCAAGGAGTGAATCGTGTCCACACCCAGTGA
- the trpB gene encoding tryptophan synthase subunit beta encodes MSTPSEAVTATTGELPDENGHFGPYGGRFVAETLMEPIEELRQAYERLRNDPEFRAELDRDLAHYVGRPSPLYHAERWSRRLGGAQIWLKREDLNHTGAHKINNTVGQALLARHMGKTRVIGETGAGQHGVATATVAARLGMECVIYMGAEDIRRQAINVYRMRLLGAEVIGVESGSRTLKDALNEAMRDWVTHVDTTFYIIGTVAGPHPYPALVRDFQAVIGREARQQMLDQAGCLPDALVACVGGGSNAIGLFHPFLADEGVAMYGVEGGGEGIASGRHAAPLCAGRPGVLHGNRTYLMEDEDGQIIETHSISAGLDYPGVGPEHAWLRDIGRAQYVAATDSEALDAFHELTRTEGILPALESSHALAHAAKLAREMRPDQHVVVNLSGRGDKDIHTVAAHEGIEV; translated from the coding sequence GTGTCCACACCCAGTGAGGCCGTCACGGCCACCACCGGCGAGCTGCCGGACGAGAACGGGCACTTCGGGCCCTACGGTGGACGTTTCGTCGCCGAGACCCTGATGGAGCCCATCGAGGAACTGCGCCAGGCCTACGAACGCCTGCGCAACGATCCCGAATTCCGGGCCGAGCTGGACCGCGATCTGGCCCACTACGTGGGTCGTCCGTCGCCGCTCTATCACGCCGAGCGCTGGAGCCGGCGGCTCGGCGGCGCGCAGATCTGGCTCAAGCGCGAGGATCTGAACCACACCGGCGCGCACAAGATCAACAACACCGTCGGCCAGGCCCTGCTGGCCCGCCACATGGGCAAGACGCGCGTGATCGGAGAGACCGGCGCCGGCCAGCACGGCGTGGCCACGGCCACGGTGGCGGCGCGGCTGGGCATGGAGTGCGTCATCTACATGGGGGCCGAGGACATCCGCCGCCAGGCCATCAATGTCTATCGCATGCGCCTGCTCGGGGCCGAGGTGATCGGCGTGGAGTCCGGCTCCAGGACCCTCAAGGACGCGCTCAACGAGGCCATGCGCGACTGGGTGACCCACGTCGATACCACCTTCTACATCATCGGCACCGTGGCCGGACCGCATCCCTATCCGGCGCTGGTGCGCGACTTCCAGGCAGTGATCGGCCGGGAGGCGCGGCAGCAGATGCTGGATCAGGCGGGCTGCCTGCCGGATGCGCTGGTCGCCTGCGTGGGCGGAGGCTCGAACGCCATCGGCCTGTTCCATCCCTTCCTGGCCGACGAAGGTGTGGCCATGTACGGCGTCGAGGGTGGCGGCGAGGGCATCGCAAGCGGCCGTCATGCCGCGCCCCTGTGCGCGGGGCGGCCCGGCGTGCTGCACGGCAACCGCACCTACCTGATGGAAGACGAGGACGGCCAGATCATCGAGACTCACTCCATCTCCGCAGGGCTGGACTATCCGGGCGTGGGGCCGGAACATGCCTGGCTCAGGGACATCGGCCGCGCGCAGTATGTGGCGGCCACCGACAGCGAGGCGCTGGACGCCTTCCACGAACTGACCCGCACCGAGGGCATCCTGCCGGCGCTCGAATCCAGTCATGCCCTGGCCCACGCCGCGAAGCTCGCGCGCGAGATGCGCCCCGATCAGCATGTGGTGGTCAATCTGTCCGGACGCGGCGACAAGGACATCCACACCGTGGCGGCGCACGAGGGGATCGAGGTATGA
- the trpA gene encoding tryptophan synthase subunit alpha, which produces MSRIQARFERLKSEGRKVLVPYVTAGDPQPDVTVPLMHAMVEAGADIIELGVPFSDPMADGPTIQAACERALRHHVSLRQVLGMVRSFRERDADTPVVLMGYLNPVEVMGYEAFAEAAREAGVDGALTVDLPPEEAHDLVVALRGAGIDPIFLLSPTTGETRMDRIASVASGFLYYVSFKGVTGANRLDVSAVAERLSLIRRHTALPLGVGFGIRDAESAAAVARVADAVVVGSALVQRVAELADRPEAIAPAVTGVLREMRAAMDVATGATHPAAPGKQQETGS; this is translated from the coding sequence ATGAGTCGCATCCAGGCCCGCTTCGAGCGGCTGAAATCCGAAGGTCGCAAGGTGCTCGTTCCCTATGTCACGGCCGGTGATCCGCAGCCGGACGTCACCGTGCCCCTGATGCATGCCATGGTCGAGGCCGGCGCCGACATCATCGAGCTGGGCGTGCCCTTTTCCGACCCCATGGCGGATGGTCCGACCATCCAGGCTGCCTGCGAGCGCGCCCTGCGCCATCACGTCAGCCTGCGCCAGGTGCTGGGCATGGTGCGCAGCTTCCGCGAGCGTGATGCCGACACGCCCGTGGTGCTGATGGGGTATCTCAATCCCGTCGAAGTGATGGGTTACGAGGCCTTCGCCGAGGCTGCGCGCGAGGCCGGCGTCGATGGTGCCCTGACCGTCGACCTGCCGCCCGAGGAGGCGCATGATCTGGTGGTTGCCTTGCGGGGTGCCGGGATCGATCCCATCTTCCTGCTGTCGCCGACCACTGGCGAGACGCGCATGGACCGCATTGCCTCCGTGGCCAGCGGCTTTCTCTACTACGTGTCCTTCAAGGGCGTGACCGGCGCCAACCGGCTCGATGTGTCCGCGGTCGCCGAGAGGCTGAGCCTGATCCGGCGTCATACCGCGCTGCCGCTCGGTGTCGGCTTCGGCATCCGCGATGCCGAGTCGGCTGCCGCCGTGGCACGGGTGGCGGATGCCGTGGTGGTGGGCAGCGCGCTGGTGCAGCGGGTGGCGGAGCTGGCCGACCGGCCGGAGGCGATCGCCCCGGCGGTGACCGGGGTGCTGCGCGAGATGCGCGCGGCCATGGACGTGGCCACAGGCGCGACCCATCCGGCGGCGCCCGGCAAGCAACAGGAAACAGGCTCATGA
- the accD gene encoding acetyl-CoA carboxylase, carboxyltransferase subunit beta: MSWFEKLMPSRIRTEGGSKRTVPEGLWTKCDACGSVLYRAELERNLEVCPKCSHHMRIGARRRLETFLDESPRTELAAEVHPVDVLKFKDSKKYRDRLAQAQKKTGETDALVVMEGELCGIPLVACAFEFGFMGGSMGAVVGERFVRAVDHCMEQRMPLVCFSASGGARMQEALFSLMQMAKTSAALGRLKQAGLPYVSVLTDPTMGGVSASLAMLGDVHIAEPNALIGFAGPRVIEQTVRETLPEGFQRSEFLLEHGAIDMIVDRRELRERIARLLAMFTHRAAS; encoded by the coding sequence ATGAGCTGGTTCGAGAAACTGATGCCCAGCCGCATTCGCACCGAGGGCGGCAGCAAACGCACGGTGCCGGAAGGCCTGTGGACCAAGTGCGACGCCTGCGGCTCGGTGCTGTACCGCGCCGAGCTGGAACGCAATCTCGAAGTCTGCCCCAAGTGCTCGCATCACATGCGCATCGGTGCGCGGCGGCGGCTGGAGACCTTTCTCGATGAATCGCCGCGTACCGAGCTGGCCGCCGAGGTGCATCCGGTCGATGTGCTCAAGTTCAAGGACAGCAAGAAGTACAGGGATCGTCTCGCCCAGGCGCAGAAGAAGACCGGCGAGACCGATGCGCTGGTGGTGATGGAAGGAGAGCTGTGCGGCATCCCGCTGGTCGCCTGCGCCTTCGAGTTCGGCTTCATGGGCGGTTCCATGGGCGCGGTGGTGGGCGAGCGCTTCGTGCGCGCGGTCGACCACTGCATGGAGCAGCGCATGCCGCTGGTCTGCTTCTCCGCCAGCGGCGGTGCGCGCATGCAGGAAGCCCTGTTCTCTCTGATGCAGATGGCCAAGACCTCGGCTGCGCTGGGGCGCTTGAAACAGGCCGGCCTGCCTTACGTTTCGGTACTCACCGATCCGACCATGGGGGGCGTGTCGGCCAGTCTGGCCATGCTGGGTGACGTGCACATCGCCGAGCCCAATGCCCTGATCGGCTTTGCCGGTCCGCGGGTGATCGAGCAGACGGTGCGGGAGACCCTGCCGGAAGGCTTCCAGCGCAGCGAGTTCCTGCTCGAACATGGCGCCATCGACATGATCGTCGATCGCCGCGAACTGCGCGAGCGCATCGCCCGCCTGCTGGCCATGTTCACCCACCGCGCGGCCTCCTGA
- the folC gene encoding bifunctional tetrahydrofolate synthase/dihydrofolate synthase — MRFPTLDAWLAWQETLHPRAIDLGLERVAVVARRLGLDKPSCTTVTVAGTNGKGSSVAMLEAVLRAAGRRVGAYTSPHLLRYNERIRIDGSEIDDASLMAAFERVDQARGDTTLSYFEFGTLAALLLFAEAGLDLQLLEVGLGGRLDAVNVVAADVALVTRVDLDHCDWLGDDRESIGREKAGIFRCGRPAIVADPRPPATLAETAAEVGADLRLRGRDFDIARLGADGRWDWTGRKWRFQGLPAPALTGVHQYDNAAGVLAALEALPGGLAPPREAVAEGLAAVRLPGRLERRAGRVPLLLDVAHNPDACARLASYLAANPVPGRTLAVLGVLADKDLADMLAPLRDRVDAWYAATTAGTRGLSAEALAMRLRDAGIEPAGQGRVAALVTELQRTAVPGDRILVFGSFLTVAEAL; from the coding sequence GTGCGCTTCCCGACGCTGGACGCCTGGCTGGCGTGGCAAGAGACCCTGCATCCCCGCGCCATCGATCTCGGCCTGGAGCGGGTCGCGGTCGTGGCGCGCCGCCTCGGCCTGGACAAACCGTCCTGCACCACCGTCACCGTCGCCGGCACCAACGGCAAGGGCTCCAGCGTGGCCATGCTGGAGGCCGTGCTGCGCGCGGCGGGGCGGCGCGTGGGCGCCTATACCTCGCCGCACCTGCTGCGCTACAACGAGCGCATCCGCATCGACGGTTCGGAGATCGATGATGCGTCGCTGATGGCCGCCTTCGAGCGCGTCGACCAGGCTCGTGGCGACACCACGTTGTCCTATTTCGAGTTCGGTACCCTGGCTGCGCTGCTGCTGTTCGCCGAGGCCGGACTGGACCTGCAGCTGCTGGAGGTGGGTCTGGGCGGTCGGCTGGATGCGGTCAATGTGGTGGCTGCCGATGTCGCGCTGGTCACCCGCGTCGATCTCGACCATTGTGACTGGCTCGGCGACGACCGGGAATCCATCGGCCGGGAGAAGGCCGGTATCTTCCGCTGCGGCCGGCCGGCCATCGTTGCCGATCCCCGCCCGCCGGCCACGCTGGCCGAAACGGCTGCGGAGGTCGGTGCCGACCTGCGGCTGCGTGGCCGCGACTTTGACATTGCCCGTCTCGGTGCCGACGGTCGCTGGGACTGGACGGGCCGCAAATGGCGTTTCCAGGGCCTGCCTGCCCCGGCCTTGACCGGTGTGCACCAGTACGACAACGCTGCGGGTGTCCTCGCTGCGCTCGAAGCACTGCCGGGCGGTCTGGCGCCCCCTCGCGAGGCCGTTGCGGAGGGGCTGGCCGCGGTACGGCTGCCGGGACGGCTGGAGAGGCGCGCGGGCCGGGTTCCCCTGTTGCTCGACGTGGCCCACAATCCCGATGCCTGCGCGCGGCTGGCCAGTTACCTGGCCGCCAATCCAGTTCCCGGCCGCACCCTGGCGGTGCTGGGTGTCCTGGCGGACAAGGATCTCGCGGACATGCTGGCGCCGTTGCGCGATCGGGTGGATGCCTGGTACGCCGCCACCACGGCGGGAACGCGCGGGTTGTCGGCGGAGGCCCTGGCGATGCGGCTGCGTGACGCGGGCATCGAGCCGGCGGGGCAGGGCAGGGTCGCGGCCCTGGTGACCGAATTGCAGCGCACGGCCGTGCCGGGGGACCGTATTCTGGTGTTCGGTTCCTTCCTGACCGTGGCGGAAGCGTTATAA
- a CDS encoding SPOR domain-containing protein, which produces MDSKLKQRLVGAVVLVALAVILVPMILESPEDLGEPGSNLPPMPEAIIREPAEPLVLPPPEVTAPAPPEGLVEAPATATAEPMAAAAEPAQPSSASVAEENAAGASPAPAVETPPVKPAVPASTPPPELTGWVVQLGSFSSEANATALRDRARALGYAAFVQPAKTPKGTTYRVRVGPELERARAEKLRDELKQKLGMAGMVTHHP; this is translated from the coding sequence GTGGATTCCAAGCTCAAGCAACGCCTGGTGGGTGCCGTGGTCCTGGTCGCCCTGGCCGTGATCCTGGTGCCCATGATCCTGGAAAGCCCCGAGGATCTCGGTGAGCCCGGCAGCAACCTGCCGCCCATGCCCGAGGCGATCATCCGCGAACCCGCCGAGCCCCTGGTGCTGCCGCCGCCGGAGGTGACGGCCCCCGCGCCGCCGGAGGGGCTGGTGGAGGCACCGGCGACGGCAACGGCCGAACCCATGGCCGCGGCAGCGGAGCCGGCGCAGCCCTCGTCGGCATCGGTCGCCGAGGAAAACGCGGCTGGCGCCAGTCCTGCGCCCGCTGTCGAGACGCCGCCGGTGAAGCCTGCGGTGCCGGCGTCCACCCCACCACCGGAGCTGACCGGCTGGGTCGTGCAGCTCGGCAGCTTTTCCAGCGAGGCCAACGCCACGGCGCTGCGGGACAGGGCGCGCGCGCTGGGCTATGCCGCCTTCGTGCAGCCGGCGAAGACGCCCAAGGGGACCACCTACCGGGTCCGGGTCGGACCCGAGCTGGAGCGGGCGCGGGCGGAGAAGCTGCGCGACGAGCTGAAACAGAAACTCGGCATGGCCGGCATGGTCACCCATCACCCCTGA
- a CDS encoding CvpA family protein, with amino-acid sequence MTGADIVILVIIAISALLSLVRGFMKEALSLVTWIAAFWVSLAFTDRAAALLANWVSLPSARAALAFAGLFVTVLLLGGLVNYLIGQLVRKTGLGGTDRMLGMVFGVVRGAMVVAVLVLLAGLTAVPQDPWWQDSILLPHFERIALWLRDFLPPDVAADVHFD; translated from the coding sequence ATGACCGGCGCCGACATTGTCATTCTGGTGATCATCGCCATCTCGGCGCTGCTGAGCCTGGTCCGGGGCTTCATGAAGGAAGCGCTGTCGCTGGTGACCTGGATCGCGGCCTTCTGGGTGTCGCTGGCGTTCACCGACCGCGCCGCCGCTCTGCTGGCGAACTGGGTGAGTCTGCCCTCGGCCCGCGCGGCGCTGGCCTTCGCCGGCCTGTTCGTGACCGTGCTGCTGCTGGGCGGGCTGGTGAACTACCTGATCGGGCAGCTGGTACGCAAGACCGGCCTCGGCGGCACCGACCGCATGCTGGGTATGGTATTTGGCGTGGTGCGCGGCGCCATGGTGGTGGCGGTGCTGGTACTGTTGGCCGGGTTGACCGCCGTGCCCCAGGATCCCTGGTGGCAGGACTCGATCCTGCTGCCGCATTTCGAGCGCATCGCGCTCTGGCTGCGGGATTTCCTGCCGCCGGACGTGGCGGCGGACGTGCATTTCGACTGA
- the purF gene encoding amidophosphoribosyltransferase has protein sequence MCGIIGIVAQERVNQALYDGLTVLQHRGQDAAGIMTCDGDRLYLRKDNGLVRDVFHTRHMLRLHGNMGIGHVRYPTAGCESSAEAQPFYVNSPYGISLAHNGNLTNAVQLKQDLFREDLRHINTDSDSEILLNIFAHELLRQGKLEVSAEDIFGAIEAVHRRCRGAYAAVAMVTGYGIVAFRDPFGIRPLVVGERSGAGGVKEYAFASESVALDVLGYQLIGDVAPGEAVIATLDGQLHRRVCAADAQYATCIFEFVYLARPDSIIDDVSVYKARLRMGEKLAAKIRREWPEHDIDVVIPIPDTSRTSALELANNLGVKYREGFIKNRYIGRTFIMPGQQQRRKSVRQKLNAIDLEFRGKNVLLVDDSIVRGTTSGQIIQMAREAGARRVYFASAAPPVRYPNVYGIDMPTREELVAYNRTVEEIAEVIGADRLIYQDLEDLVRAVQKGNPRLARFDTSVFNGEYVTGDVDESYLQHLEDVRNDAAKAARRSADEEVIELHNTA, from the coding sequence ATGTGCGGAATCATAGGCATCGTGGCCCAGGAGCGCGTGAATCAGGCGCTCTACGATGGCCTGACGGTACTCCAGCATCGCGGGCAGGACGCGGCCGGCATCATGACCTGCGACGGCGATCGCCTCTATCTGCGCAAGGACAACGGCCTGGTTCGGGACGTCTTTCACACCCGCCACATGCTGCGGCTGCATGGCAACATGGGTATCGGCCATGTGCGCTATCCGACGGCCGGTTGCGAATCCAGTGCCGAGGCACAGCCTTTCTATGTCAACTCCCCCTATGGCATCAGCCTGGCCCACAACGGCAATCTGACCAATGCCGTGCAGCTCAAGCAGGATCTGTTCCGCGAGGACCTGCGCCACATCAACACCGATTCCGATTCCGAGATCCTGCTCAACATCTTTGCCCATGAACTGTTGCGCCAGGGCAAGCTGGAAGTGAGCGCGGAGGACATATTCGGGGCCATCGAGGCCGTGCACCGGCGCTGCCGCGGCGCCTATGCCGCCGTGGCCATGGTAACCGGTTATGGCATCGTCGCCTTTCGCGATCCTTTCGGCATCCGACCGCTGGTGGTGGGCGAACGCAGCGGTGCCGGTGGCGTGAAGGAGTATGCCTTTGCCTCCGAAAGCGTGGCGCTGGACGTGCTCGGTTACCAGTTGATCGGCGACGTGGCGCCCGGGGAGGCCGTCATCGCCACCCTGGACGGGCAGCTGCATCGGCGGGTCTGCGCGGCAGATGCGCAGTATGCGACCTGCATCTTCGAATTCGTCTACCTGGCGCGGCCCGACTCCATCATCGATGACGTGTCGGTGTACAAGGCCCGGCTGCGCATGGGCGAGAAGCTGGCGGCCAAGATCCGCCGGGAATGGCCGGAGCACGACATCGACGTGGTGATTCCCATTCCCGATACCAGCCGCACCTCGGCCCTGGAACTGGCCAACAATCTCGGCGTGAAGTATCGCGAGGGCTTCATCAAGAACCGCTATATCGGGCGCACCTTCATCATGCCCGGCCAGCAGCAGCGCAGAAAATCGGTGCGCCAGAAGCTCAATGCCATCGACCTGGAGTTCCGGGGCAAGAACGTGTTGCTGGTCGACGATTCCATCGTTCGTGGTACCACCTCGGGGCAGATCATCCAGATGGCCCGCGAGGCCGGCGCGCGCCGGGTGTACTTTGCTTCCGCGGCGCCGCCCGTGCGCTACCCCAATGTGTACGGTATCGACATGCCCACCCGCGAGGAACTGGTGGCCTACAACCGCACGGTCGAGGAAATAGCGGAAGTGATCGGTGCCGATCGCCTCATCTACCAGGATCTGGAGGATCTCGTCCGCGCGGTGCAGAAGGGCAACCCCAGGCTCGCCCGCTTCGACACCTCGGTATTCAATGGCGAATACGTCACCGGGGACGTGGACGAGTCCTACCTGCAGCACCTGGAGGATGTCCGCAACGATGCCGCCAAGGCCGCGCGTCGCAGTGCCGACGAGGAAGTCATCGAGCTGCACAACACTGCTTGA
- a CDS encoding EAL domain-containing protein — protein MVPTRPASQWPHAATDRHGRPVVMLGFAAIVGLMLLSTLIAVSVLTRDVMRLERLIENDYRKIDLIYQMRTAARERTVSLQKMLLLSDPFDMDAEWMRINEMGARFAEARSELMTLPLDENERRLLREQRNMTARVGALQRTIAESLLAGEGDAALALLQDVVLPGQDAVFKTLSTLVASRKDNAQRALAQAHQELFHTRLALVILALMLALLSFLIARRVQRITSEAAESLDAAREHYQTTLYAIGDGVISVHANGRVAEINRAAAELIGLAPEEAIGRPVQEILHILSEAYPRQQLDPLGRVLEQPGTVNSDGDTLLRRLDQEQIAIEYTATPIYGRNGMLRGAILVFRDVTRMRALSNQLAYHARHDALTGLINRREFENRIREALEEARIQEKTFWLAFIDLDQFKIVNDTAGHLAGDELLKRVAEQLRLLIRDTDLVARMGGDEFAVLLRRCDEDGARVMLDRIRHAVENLGFTWDDKQFSISVSIGLVPLNGDSGNLYELFSLADSACYLAKETGRNRVYACHAGDLAISRRAGEMQWVQRINEALAEDRFMLYYQPIVSVAPREDVHFGEILLRLEDRNGKLVPPGAFIPAAERYNLMPRIDRWVLRSVVAELGRNGWARNGKDICFSINLSGQSIGDRGFIEEVIALLEGNPGLAPHLCFEITETAAVSHLAHAAHFIRRIREHGCRLALDDFGSGLSSFGYLKNLPVDLLKIDGSFVREIPREPLDRTLVESINQIGHALGMETLAEFVQDQQVLDELVAMSVDFGQGYALARPRPLASQLSEFARGRTA, from the coding sequence ATGGTGCCCACCCGGCCTGCCAGCCAGTGGCCGCACGCCGCCACGGACCGCCACGGCCGACCGGTCGTGATGCTCGGATTCGCCGCCATCGTCGGCCTGATGCTGCTCTCCACGCTGATTGCAGTCAGCGTGCTGACCCGGGATGTCATGCGTCTCGAGCGCCTGATCGAGAACGACTACCGCAAGATAGACCTCATCTACCAGATGCGCACCGCGGCCCGCGAGCGCACGGTCTCGCTGCAGAAGATGCTGCTGCTGTCCGATCCCTTCGACATGGACGCGGAGTGGATGCGGATCAATGAAATGGGTGCACGCTTCGCCGAAGCGCGCAGCGAACTCATGACCCTGCCCCTGGACGAGAACGAACGCCGCTTGCTCCGGGAACAGCGCAACATGACCGCTCGGGTCGGTGCCTTGCAGAGAACAATCGCCGAATCCCTGCTCGCCGGAGAAGGCGACGCGGCACTGGCGCTGCTGCAGGACGTCGTACTGCCGGGACAGGACGCCGTCTTCAAGACCCTCTCCACCCTGGTCGCGAGTCGCAAGGACAACGCCCAGCGGGCGCTGGCGCAGGCCCACCAGGAGCTGTTTCACACCCGCCTCGCGCTGGTCATTCTGGCCCTGATGCTCGCTCTGCTGAGTTTCCTCATCGCCCGCCGCGTCCAGCGCATTACCAGCGAGGCCGCCGAGTCTCTGGATGCCGCGCGTGAACACTACCAGACCACGCTGTACGCCATCGGCGACGGCGTGATCAGCGTGCATGCCAATGGGCGCGTCGCGGAGATCAACCGCGCCGCGGCCGAACTCATCGGCCTTGCGCCCGAGGAAGCCATCGGCCGCCCGGTACAGGAGATCCTGCACATCCTGTCCGAGGCGTACCCCCGGCAACAGCTCGATCCGCTCGGCCGCGTGCTGGAACAACCGGGGACGGTTAACTCCGACGGCGACACCCTGCTTCGCCGCCTCGACCAGGAACAGATCGCCATCGAGTACACCGCCACGCCCATTTATGGCCGGAACGGCATGCTCAGGGGCGCCATCCTGGTGTTCCGCGACGTCACCCGCATGCGGGCGCTTTCCAACCAGCTCGCCTATCACGCCCGCCATGACGCCCTGACCGGACTCATCAACCGTCGCGAGTTCGAGAATCGAATACGGGAGGCGCTGGAGGAAGCACGGATCCAGGAGAAGACATTCTGGCTGGCATTCATCGATCTCGACCAGTTCAAGATCGTCAACGATACTGCGGGGCATCTGGCTGGCGATGAACTGCTGAAACGTGTGGCCGAGCAGCTCCGGCTGCTGATACGGGACACCGATCTGGTAGCGCGCATGGGCGGTGATGAGTTCGCGGTGCTGCTCAGGCGTTGCGACGAGGACGGCGCACGGGTCATGCTCGATCGCATCCGGCACGCGGTCGAGAACCTGGGTTTCACCTGGGACGACAAGCAGTTCTCGATCAGCGTCAGTATCGGGCTGGTACCGCTGAACGGCGACAGCGGCAATCTCTACGAATTGTTCAGCCTTGCGGACAGCGCCTGTTATCTCGCCAAGGAAACCGGACGCAATCGCGTGTATGCCTGCCATGCCGGTGACCTGGCCATCAGCCGGCGCGCGGGCGAGATGCAGTGGGTCCAGCGCATCAACGAGGCACTGGCCGAGGATCGTTTCATGCTCTATTACCAGCCGATCGTATCGGTTGCCCCGCGTGAGGATGTCCATTTCGGCGAGATCCTGCTGCGACTCGAGGACCGGAACGGGAAACTGGTTCCGCCCGGAGCCTTCATTCCTGCTGCCGAACGCTATAATCTGATGCCGCGAATCGATCGCTGGGTGCTGCGCAGCGTCGTGGCGGAGCTGGGCCGCAACGGCTGGGCGCGGAATGGCAAGGACATCTGCTTTTCCATCAACCTCTCGGGCCAGTCGATCGGTGACCGGGGCTTCATCGAGGAAGTGATCGCGTTACTGGAAGGCAACCCCGGGCTCGCACCTCACCTGTGCTTCGAGATCACGGAAACCGCCGCCGTTTCCCATCTCGCCCATGCAGCGCACTTCATCCGCCGTATACGTGAGCACGGCTGCCGTCTTGCCCTGGACGACTTCGGCAGCGGTCTGAGTTCCTTCGGCTATCTCAAGAACCTGCCCGTCGACCTGCTCAAGATCGACGGCAGCTTCGTGCGCGAGATCCCGCGCGAACCACTGGACCGGACACTGGTCGAGTCCATCAACCAGATCGGACATGCCCTGGGCATGGAAACGCTGGCGGAGTTCGTGCAGGACCAACAGGTGCTGGACGAGCTGGTGGCCATGAGCGTGGATTTCGGGCAGGGCTACGCGCTGGCCCGGCCACGGCCGCTTGCCAGTCAGCTCAGTGAGTTTGCCCGGGGCAGAACGGCCTGA